The following are encoded together in the Oncorhynchus masou masou isolate Uvic2021 chromosome 5, UVic_Omas_1.1, whole genome shotgun sequence genome:
- the LOC135538297 gene encoding junction plakoglobin-like, which translates to MEMQMGNEGRGKVKEWQQTYYSGDSGFQSGATTVRTDDDGTEYSTKQYSTVTTTVVSENPAEVESQYALTRAQRVRAAMFPETVMEGTTILSTQTDPSQMTNVQRLAEPSQLLKTAIVHLINYQDDAELATRAIPELTKLLNDEDQVVVNKASLIVNQLTRKEASRRALMASPQMVAAVVRAMQNTGDMETARATASILHNLSHQREGLLSIFKCGGIPALVRMLSSPMESVLFYAITTLHNLLLHQEGAKMAVRLADGLQRMVPLLKKSNPKFLAITTDCLQLLSYGNQESKLIILANSGPEGLVHIMRNYSYEKLLWTTSRVLKVLSVCPSNKPAIVDAGGMQALGMHLTGSSPRLMQNCLWTLRNLSDAATKQEGLDSLLQTLVGLLSSDDVNMLTCSTGILSNLTCNNARNKAMVTQSNGIEALIHAVLRAGEKEDVAEPAVCALRHLTSRHSDAEVAQNAVRMHYGIPAIVKLLNQPYYWPVIKAVVGLIRNLALCPDNQTPLRDAGAIPRLVNLLLKAHQDAQKHGSAAQQTYQDGVRMEEIVEGCTGALHIMARDPINRREIASMQTIPLFVQLLYSPVENVKRVSAGALCELALDKPSAEMIDAEGASAPLMELLHSNNEGIATYAAAVLFRISEDKNSDYKKRVSVELTHSLFKHDPAAWEMAHNAVPMESGYAADELDAGYHQYGDYPGDMPMDGEMGMSDVEYQSGGGGMTYDMRQPGCAERY; encoded by the exons ATGGAAATGCAGA TGGGcaatgaggggagggggaaggtgaAAGAGTGGCAGCAGACATACTATTCCGGGGACTCTGGGTTCCAGTCAGGAGCCACCACAGTGAGGACCGATGACGACGGGACCGAGTACAGCACCAAGCAGTACAGCACCGTCACCACCACCGTCGTCTCAGAGAACCCTGCTG aaGTGGAGTCTCAGTATGCCCTGACCCGGGCACAGCGTGTCCGAGCGGCCATGTTCCCAGAGACGGTGATGGAGGGCACGACCATCCTGTCCACCCAGACTGACCCGTCCCAGATGACCAACGTCCAGCGGCTGGCCGAGCCCTCGCAGCTCCTCAAGACGGCCATCGTCCACCTCATCAACTACCAGGACGACGCCGAGCTGGCCACTCGCGCCATCCCCGAGCTCACCAAGCTGCTCAACGATGAGGACCAG GTGGTGGTCAACAAAGCCTCCCTGATCGTCAACCAGCTGACCCGTAAGGAGGCGTCTCGCCGGGCGCTGATGGCTTCCCCCCAgatggtggcggcggtggtgcgGGCCATGCAGAACACCGGGGACATGGAGACAGCCCGGGCTACAGCCAGCATCCTCCACAACCTGTCCCACCAGAGAGAGGGCCTGCTCTCCATCTTCAAGTGTGGGGGCATCCCTGCCCTGGTCCGCATGCTCAG ttcTCCCATGGAGTCTGTGCTGTTCTATGCCATCACCACCCTCCACAACCTGCTACTGCACCAGGAGGGAGCCAAGATGGCGGTGCGCCTGGCCGACGGCCTGCAGCGAATGGTGCCTCTGCTGAAGAAGAGCAACCCCAAGTTCCTGGCCATCACCACCGACTGCCTGCAGCTGCTGTCCTACGGCAACCAGGAGagcaag CTGATCATCCTGGCTAACAGTGGTCCGGAGGGCCTTGTCCACATCATGAGGAACTACAGCTATGAGAAGCTCCTGTGGACCACCAGCCGTGTGCTCAAAGTGCTCTCTGTCTGCCCCAGCAACAAACCTGCCATCGTGGATGCTG GTGGGATGCAGGCTCTGGGGATGCACCTGACAGGTTCCAGTCCGCGTCTGATGCAGAACTGTCTGTGGACCCTGAGGAACCTGTCGGACGCTGCCACTAAACAG GAGGGTCTGGACAGTCTTCTTCAGACTCTCGTTGGTCTTCTGAGCTCTGACGACGTCAACATGCTCACTTGCTCCACTGGCATCCTCTCCAACCTCACCTGCAACAACGCTCGCAACAAGGCCATGGTCACCCAGAGCAACGGCATCGAGGCCCTCATCCACGCTGTCCTGAGGGCGGGAGAGAAGGAGGATGTGGCGGAGCCGGCCGTGTGCGCCCTGCGTCACCTGACGTCGCGCCACTCCGACGCCGAGGTGGCCCAGAATGCGGTGCGCATGCATTATGGCATTCCTGCGATCGTCAAGCTGCTCAACCAGCCCTACTACTGGCCTGTCATcaag GCTGTGGTTGGTCTGATCCGTAACCTGGCACTGTGCCCAGACAACCAGACCCCTCTGAGGGACGCGGGGGCCATCCCCCGCCTGGTCAATCTGCTGCTCAAAGCCCACCAGGACGCCCAGAAACACGGCTCCGCCGCACAGCAGACATACCAG gatggCGTGAGGATGGAAGAAATCGTGGAGGGGTGCACAGGGGCCCTGCACATCATGGCCAGAGACCCCATCAACAGGAGAGAGATCGCCAGCATGCAGACCATCCCACTCTTTGTACAG CTGCTGTACTCTCCAGTGGAGAACGTGAAGCGCGTGTCAGCGGGGGCTCTGTGTGAGCTGGCCCTGGACAAACCGTCTGCTGAGATGATCGACGCAGAGGGAGCCTCCGCGCCGCTCATGGAGCTGCTGCACTCCAACAACGAGGGCATCG CCACCTACGCTGCCGCCGTTCTCTTCCGCATCTCCGAGGACAAGAACTCTGACTACAAGAAGCGTGTGTCTGTGGAGCTCACGCACTCCCTGTTCAAGCACGACCCCGCCGCCTGGGAAATG GCCCACAATGCTGTCCCCATGGAGTCCGGCTATGCAGCAGACG